The DNA window CGTTAATGGCAATAACAATAAACCTGAGGCAATGGGTGTTGGGGTCCGGATTCGCCGATGTGAAGGATGGCGCCAATTTCTGGccttacagaaataaaggaaaagtaaacacctgaaggaggaggaggtgaaccTGGATAGAGCTCCCGCCGGCCTCTGGGCGCTCCTTGGTGGAAGGAGAGGGACTTGGTCCTGACCCTGCCCAGGATCCACCCGCACCAGAACCCGGGAGTCCCAGTCCCTGGATGGGCTCAGTCCCACCCAGGCCAGACGCCCCGGAGCCCCGGAGCCCGGGTCCTCCAGCCCTCGCTGCCGCCGCTCCTCGCGGAGCCCGGGCACCCGGCGCCACCTCAGCGTCAGCGCGGCTCCGCGAGGGCAGCGCCAAGGATGCTCCGGGCCCAGCGGGGGCATCCGGGCCCAGCGGGGGCATCCAGCCACAACGGGATACCGATGCCCTGAGGGCGCGGAACAGCGGGTCTGCGCAGGGCCCGCCATCTTGGGCCTTGCAAAAAGAGCGGCCTCTTCAACGACCCCACCCGGAACCTCCCCGGAGGCCCCAGCCCCAAAGCCAGGGCGGCGGCACCTCCATCAGCTGGGTAAAGAAAACTCAGGTCTTCCATGGAGACCCGGCTCGCGGCGGGAAGCAGATCGCGCATGCGCCCTGCATGGCCGGAACAATGGGTTTCATTGCCCTCTGCCGGCCATGAGGTGGCAGCAGAGGACGTTTGACCTTTTCCTGCTTAGAGGTGGACCTGAGTCTGAATCACTGAAATTCAGGTGTGGATTATTCAGTACCTTTCTTTTGGAAGATCAAATGGAAATTGAGTATGATATCTTGTGCTTTAATTAAAGAAGAtgggaataaagaaacaaattcgAAAGTtagtatacaaaagtcaattgatTCCCTCTATGTGAAGGGAAGAAGAGCTTGAATAAGAGAAGCATTCTGTGTTATGCTTTAATGCTGGAGATCTGCCACCATGCGTTTGTCAAATCCCATAGAATTTCACAGCACAAATAGTACATCTTAATGTGGTTCAGGACTACATATAATGTCAGCCACAGTTTGAgggtaaattacatatttaattaaatagattaaacaataaataatgtcATGAGCTCTGCCCGGACACAATCCTTGCCTCTCCAACCAGTTTGCCGAGGGCTCGAATTTCCTGCTCATTATCCTCACAATTGACATAAACCCTGGCTGCAGAGTAAAATCAATCACTTGTggagattttttaatataatgatgtgTCAATTTCAATAATGAATAAGGCCATTTAGCCTTAGTAAGGCCTATCATATTAAGATTGTGCATGTTTTGCAAAATTTCAAGTCATCATCCCACTTGTTATTCAGGAAGCATTTTCTCTTGAGTTTTAGGTTCAGTACTGAGGCTCCTTGATGGacaatacattttctaattctgAGGACAAGGCAGAGGAGGCCCCCTCTGTGAGAACTTTCATTTTGCTTCTGGAAAAGTACACTGAATCAAATATAGGAAAGGCTTGCATGGTGGCTGAC is part of the Piliocolobus tephrosceles isolate RC106 unplaced genomic scaffold, ASM277652v3 unscaffolded_25092, whole genome shotgun sequence genome and encodes:
- the LOC113221480 gene encoding uncharacterized protein LOC113221480, whose amino-acid sequence is MAGPAQTRCSAPSGHRYPVVAGCPRWARMPPLGPEHPWRCPRGAALTLRWRRVPGLREERRQRGLEDPGSGAPGRLAWVGLSPSRDWDSRVLVRVDPGQGQDQVPLLPPRSAQRPAGALSRFTSSSFRCLLFLYFCKARNWRHPSHRRIRTPTPIASGLLLLP